A region from the Etheostoma spectabile isolate EspeVRDwgs_2016 chromosome 9, UIUC_Espe_1.0, whole genome shotgun sequence genome encodes:
- the LOC116695725 gene encoding LOW QUALITY PROTEIN: interferon-induced protein 44-like (The sequence of the model RefSeq protein was modified relative to this genomic sequence to represent the inferred CDS: deleted 3 bases in 2 codons), which translates to MDSMLTNSQQKTICSQLGRVKLQLLYKASIHGFTGAAFHQRCDNRGPTVSVGYNASGYVFGGYTKQPFSQSGQYVHDDQAFIFTFSGEKLLKYPVTSPDYAMKMIAKSGPYFGEALVLVNGGRAVVYSCPGNYYNFGAAEMHGNDLNLTECEVYEVEEIPEFEKPWRPMIWENEKRTELMDSIKLYCPTISSVSQVRVLLXXXXVGAGKSSFFNSINSVFRGHVSNQAIAGSSITSLTTKFRTYSVKAGRGGKPLPIILCDTMGLEENMGSGLDVDDIISILKGHLPDSYQFNPSAPLHPEASGYRKSPGLKDEIHCVVYVTXXXXKVSIMPTKLELKLEAIRRKVNLMGIPQLVLLTKVDEACSFVSQDIRNIYKSGYIEELMQEVSARLGVPMSCVVPVKNYSKELELDLNCDILLLTAVVQMLRAADSYFDELSDRQSNVETKQ; encoded by the exons ATGGACTCCATGTTAACCAATAGTCAGCAGAAAACTATCTGCTCCCAGCTGGGAAGAGTCAAACTCCAGCTGCTGTACAAGGCCAGCATCCATGGTTTCACCGGGGCAGCCTTCCACCAACGATGTGACAACCGCGGTCCCACGGTGTCTGTGGGCTACAACGCCTCTGGTTATGTGTTTGGAGGCTACACCAAACAACCTTTCAGTCAGTCTGGACAGTATGTGCATGATGAccaggcctttattttcacctTCAGTGGAGAAAAGCTCCTCAAGTATCCGGTCACCAGTCCTGATTATGCTATGAAAATGATAGCTAAGTCTGGTCCATATTTTGGAGAAGCATTAGTTCTTGTCAATGGAGGCAGAGCAGTAGTCTACAGCTGTCCAGGAAATTATTACAACTTCGGTGCTGCAGAAATGCATGGCAATGATCTCAACCTGACTGAGTGTGAAGTCTATGAAGTCGAAG AGATCCCAGAATTTGAGAAGCCATGGAGGCCGATGATCTGGGAAAATGA GAAGAGAACAGAGTTGATGGACAGTATTAAGCTCTACTGCCCCACGATCAGCTCTGTGTCCCAGGTTCGGGTTCTGCTCANN NNNNNNNCAGTTGGAGCTGGAAAGTCCAGCTTCTTCAATTCTATAAACTCCGTATTCAGAGGCCACGTCAGCAACCAGGCCATCGCTGGCAGCTCTATCACCAGCCTCACCACAAAG TTTCGCACCTACTCAGTGAAAGCTGGACGAGGAGGAAAACCTCTGCCAATCATCTTGTGTGATACCATGGGATTGGAGGAAAACATGGGGTCTGGGCTTGACGTTGATGATATCATCAGCATCCTCAAAGGCCATCTGCCAGACAGTTATCAG TTCAACCCCTCTGCTCCTCTGCACCCGGAGGCCAGCGGCTATCGTAAGTCTCCAGGGCTTAAGGATGAGATCCACTGCGTGGTCTATGTCACTGAN NNNNNNNGCAAGGTCTCCATCATGCCCACGAAGCTGGAGCTGAAGCTGGAAGCTATCCGCAGAAAGGTCAACTTAATGG GGATTCCTCAGCTGGTCCTGCTGACTAAAGTGGATGAAGCCTGCTCTTTTGTCTCCCAGGACATTAGGAACATTTATAAGAGTGGCTACATCGAGGAGTTG ATGCAGGAGGTCAGCGCTCGGCTTGGTGTGCCAATGTCCTGTGTCGTTCCAGTGAAGAACTACAGCAAAGAGTTGGAATTGGACCTCAATTGTGACATTCTGCTACTCACCGCTGTCGTCCAGATGCTTCGCGCCGCCGATAGTTACTTCGATGAGCTCAGTGACAGACAGAGCAATGTTGAAACCAAACAATAG